In the Henningerozyma blattae CBS 6284 chromosome 8, complete genome genome, one interval contains:
- the BUR2 gene encoding Bur2p (similar to Saccharomyces cerevisiae BUR2 (YLR226W); ancestral locus Anc_8.429), whose product MPATPTRPTAITTKLQTPSKSGSITPRRTVNSSLNSAASSASNLQSMASNTPLNSFNSRLFWPDMITLPENKWCFDVDNIINRLKDSESQSLSIKKNMEKCLIYFYNMKKKLKLFDHTYTASCILFFRYWYVYNLPPNIIDCIHLSQAILVTACKTMENNRPAESYVNSTCEFIAKDIYNGSNVNIDKLKWETKDRLVNNEKKILCQFGFDLNLDNPKEIIEEIFNGFYRFNRDFTLTDDFKKIFPKIIQEARNFIIQAITQPISLLFDGYTFIVISLIYCGLQYKTLIDKDFKFPKNFFKDRFPIILHSIDFEKKFQDYKLIEETFFDLKSNKKDKLSIKKEDIESLLQEDDDLEEDSSEQNPKDDPYSYEKIKSGIVKQELLDHTQERLNQMLQNTINESKKRTRNEPFAENDLLANKDIKRTKI is encoded by the coding sequence ATGCCTGCTACTCCGACTAGACCCACTGCTATTACTACGAAATTACAAACGCCCAGCAAATCAGGAAGTATTACGCCAAGAAGAACTGTGAATTCTTCATTGAATTCTGCAGCATCTTCTGCTTCCAATTTACAAAGCATGGCAAGTAATACCCCTTTAAACTCATTTAATTCAAGGTTATTTTGGCCTGACATGATAACTTTACCTGAAAATAAATGGTGCTTTGACGTagataatatcattaatcGTTTAAAGGATTCAGAGTCACAatctttatcaattaaaaaaaatatggaaaaatgcttaatatatttttataatatgaagaaaaaattaaaattatttgatcaTACTTATACAGCCTCAtgcattttatttttcagatATTGGTATGTTTATAATTTACCTCCAAACATTATTGATTGTATTCATTTATCACAAGCTATTTTAGTTACTGCATGTAAGACAATGGAAAATAACAGGCCTGCAGAATCTTATGTTAATTCAACTTGTGAATTTATTGCTAAGGACATTTATAATGGATCCAATGTTAATATAGATAAATTGAAATGGGAAACAAAGGATAGATTagttaataatgaaaaaaaaatattatgtcaatttggatttgacttaaatttagataatccaaaggaaattattgaagaaatttttaatggaTTTTATAGATTTAATAGAGATTTTACATTAACTGatgatttcaaaaaaatatttcctAAAATTATCCAAGAAGCCagaaattttatcattcaAGCAATAACTCAACCTATATCTCTATTATTCGATGGCTATACATTTATTGTAATATCTTTGATATATTGTGGATTGCAAtataaaactttaattgataaggatttcaaatttccaaaaaatttctttaagGATAGatttccaataattttgCACTCAatagattttgaaaaaaaattccaagattataaattaattgaagaaactttttttgatttgaaaagtaataaaaaagataaactAAGCATTAAGAAAGAGGATATCGAAAGTCTTTTacaagaagatgatgatttagaaGAGGACTCATCCGAACAAAATCCAAAAGATGATCCTTATTCTTatgaaaagattaaatcAGGTATAGTTaaacaagaattattagatcATACCCAAGAAAGGTTGAACCAAATGTTGcaaaatacaataaatgaaagcaaaaaaagaacGAGAAATGAACCTTTTGctgaaaatgatttattagCAAATAAAGACATTAAGAGGACAAAGATATAA
- the TBLA0H00620 gene encoding uncharacterized protein, with amino-acid sequence MNLEFNQTRVENTAKDMAGTRIPLERTVSTPVCTRRNNNTSAMATRTARNKLLLPGVHPQMLMRAPYQSGNLLYNKRNGISMRLSSLDVLLARPNSRVSSLTQHAILPTTQHMSSIKEDVTNTTKNIPRHSPMLNIPIHTSTDDILSLSLSPSTNSNSNSVFSNESPNSSIEDLHLHLNLDPLNIQKTRQKQTKITTPTSVSEKAALFERLISQVDSSPTLDTPTISTNLSSVKKKCLNDI; translated from the coding sequence ATGAACTTGGAATTCAATCAGACTAGAGTGGAAAACACTGCTAAAGATATGGCTGGTACAAGAATCCCATTGGAACGGACGGTATCGACACCTGTGTGTACTcgaagaaataataatactagtGCAATGGCTACAAGAACTGCTAGAAATAAGTTGTTGTTACCAGGTGTACATCCACAGATGTTGATGAGAGCTCCTTATCAGAGTGGGAATTTACTTTATAATAAGAGAAATGGTATTTCGATGAGGTTATCATCATTAGATGTTTTATTAGCTCGTCCAAACTCTAGAGTTTCTTCTCTAACACAACATGCAATACTCCCCACTACACAACATATGAGTTCAATCAAAGAAGATGTGACTAACACAACCAAAAATATCCCACGACATTCTCCGATGTTAAATATCCCTATTCATACCTCTACTGATGATATATTGTCACTTTCACTCTCACCTTCTACAAATTCGAACTCCAACTCTGtattttctaatgaatCCCCAAACTCGTCCATAGAAGATCTACATTTgcatttgaatttggatCCGTTAAACATTCAAAAGACTAGACAGAAACAAACAAAGATAACAACTCCTACATCGGTATCGGAGAAGGCAGCATTATTTGAGAGATTGATATCTCAAGTGGATTCTTCTCCAACTTTAGATACACCTACTATATCAACAAATCTTTCATcggtaaaaaaaaagtgtcTCAACGATATTTAA
- the SPR28 gene encoding septin SPR28 (similar to Saccharomyces cerevisiae SPR28 (YDR218C); ancestral locus Anc_8.428) — MTVIQNINYSNLNTGTLRLQKSAKKGARLCIMVLGDNGTGKSTFLNNLCNENIFPTVRQVNYLNTLNDLEIDEKKYEPITETIEIVEEENTKKITITLDVVLFPYAGYMVDNSMAPGLIKNYLDEQFYKFLKEEKRINRKKSLNDTRPHVCIYFLRATSRGLNEYDIKCMQEICNKVNIIPIISKADTLTEDELSLNKKLIMDDIKKNNINIFDFQDDSLEGTLIEIDKKEISITGEYIYPSTLINDLLPFAIICGNQIIKDENNNLIHIRKYPWGQVVIEDRSISEYVLFKGILLGSHLQDFKDTTINILYETYRTNKLLQEGTDGEFIENPELPLPILTKNSISGSQSLSRSASRPQSSRSRSHPRSEGNTDSYQGNATNDTETVKDLEEQNKLYQMRIEELEKKLKESAKLGI, encoded by the coding sequence atgacaGTAATTCAGAATATTAATTACTCAAATTTGAATACCGGAACTTTAAGACTACAAAAATCTGCGAAGAAGGGTGCCAGACTATGTATAATGGTATTGGGTGATAATGGTACTGGGAAATcaacttttttaaataatttatgtAATGAAAACATATTTCCAACCGTAAGACAAgtcaattatttaaatacattaaatgatttagaaattgatgaaaaaaagtatGAACCAATTACTGAAACTATTGAAATTGTTGAAGAGGAAAACACTAAAAAGATAACAATTACATTAGATGTTGTGTTATTCCCATATGCAGGTTATATGGTGGATAATTCTATGGCGCCAGgcttaattaaaaattatctgGATGAACAATTCTACAAATTTCTAAAAGaggaaaaaagaattaatcgtaagaaatctttaaatgatACAAGACCACAtgtttgtatttattttttaagagCAACTTCAAGGGGtttaaatgaatatgaTATTAAATGCATGCAAgaaatttgtaataaagTAAATATCATTCCAATTATTAGTAAAGCTGATACTTTAActgaagatgaattaagtttaaataaaaaattgattatgGACgacattaaaaaaaataatattaatatttttgatttccAAGATGATTCATTGGAAGGTACATTGATCGAAATTGATAAGAAGGAAATTTCCATAACTGGTGAATACATTTATCCAAGtactttaataaatgatcTGTTACCGTTTGCAATCATTTGTGGCAATCAAATTAtcaaagatgaaaataataatttaatacatATCAGAAAGTATCCATGGGGTCAGGTGGTAATTGAAGATCGATCCATTTCAGAGtatgtattatttaaaggGATATTATTAGGGTCACATTTACAAGATTTTAAGGACACAACGATTAATATTCTATATGAAACATACAGAAccaataaattattacaagAAGGTACAGATGGTGAATTTATCGAAAACCCTGAATTACCGTTACCAATTTTAACTAAGAATAGCATCTCTGGATCACAGTCACTTTCCAGATCAGCATCTAGGCCACAATCGAGTAGGTCAAGGTCACACCCAAGATCAGAGGGTAACACTGACTCATATCAAGGTAATGCAACTAATGATACGGAAACAGTTAAAGATTTAGAGGAACAAAACAAGCTATACCAGATGAGAATTGAGGAGCTTGAGAAAAAGCTAAAAGAATCTGCAAAATTAGGAATTTAA